One region of Sphingomonas adhaesiva genomic DNA includes:
- a CDS encoding NAD(P)H-quinone oxidoreductase, which produces MTDRPSTMLAIDPDTSGGPEVLVPVERPVPQPAPGEVLVRVAAAGVNRPDVLQRLGGYPPPPGAPSTLGLEFAGEIIGLGEGVDAAMMGQPVCALVAGGAYAEYAVAPAGQCLPVPDALSMIEAAALPETLYTVWTNLFERAFAVEGDTVLVHGGTSGIGTTAITLANLFGLEIIVTVGSDEKKAAALRLGADHAINYRSEDFVERVKEITGGKGCAAVLDMVGGDYVPRNLKCLGEDGRHVSIAVQGGATATVPIFDIMRRRLTLTGSTLRARDAGFKTLVTDEIARTVWPHAAAGKLRPVIDRTFPLAQAADAHRRMEAGDHVGKIVLTM; this is translated from the coding sequence ATGACCGACCGCCCTTCGACGATGCTGGCGATCGATCCCGACACATCCGGCGGACCGGAGGTGCTGGTGCCGGTCGAGCGGCCGGTGCCGCAGCCGGCGCCGGGCGAGGTGCTGGTCCGTGTCGCCGCGGCGGGCGTCAACCGACCCGACGTGCTCCAGCGGCTGGGCGGCTATCCCCCGCCGCCGGGCGCGCCCTCCACGCTGGGGCTGGAGTTCGCGGGCGAGATCATCGGGCTGGGCGAGGGCGTGGACGCGGCGATGATGGGGCAGCCGGTCTGCGCGCTTGTCGCGGGCGGCGCCTATGCCGAATATGCGGTCGCCCCCGCGGGCCAGTGCCTGCCGGTGCCCGACGCCTTGTCGATGATCGAGGCGGCGGCATTGCCCGAGACGCTGTACACCGTCTGGACCAACCTGTTCGAACGCGCCTTCGCGGTCGAGGGGGATACGGTGCTGGTCCATGGCGGCACCAGCGGGATCGGGACGACCGCGATCACGCTCGCCAATCTGTTCGGGCTGGAGATCATCGTCACGGTCGGTTCGGACGAGAAGAAGGCGGCGGCGCTGCGGCTCGGCGCCGATCACGCGATCAACTACCGCAGCGAGGATTTCGTCGAGCGGGTGAAGGAGATCACCGGGGGCAAGGGCTGCGCCGCGGTGCTCGACATGGTCGGAGGCGACTATGTCCCGCGCAACCTGAAGTGCCTGGGCGAGGACGGGCGTCATGTCTCGATCGCGGTACAGGGCGGGGCGACCGCGACGGTGCCGATCTTCGACATCATGCGTCGCCGGCTGACGCTGACCGGATCGACGCTGCGCGCACGCGACGCCGGGTTCAAGACGCTGGTGACGGACGAGATCGCGCGCACCGTCTGGCCGCATGCGGCAGCGGGCAAGCTGCGCCCGGTGATCGACCGCACCTTCCCGCTGGCGCAGGCCGCGGACGCGCACCGCCGGATGGAGGCGGGCGACCATGTCGGGAAGATCGTGCTGACGATGTAA
- a CDS encoding long-chain-fatty-acid--CoA ligase, whose product MTHDDAWRNAYRHPVPWDQAFAPQSMSALFEDATARFLQRPAIEFMGRRYSYAELADAARRVATGLARMGYGKGDRIGLFLPNVPHYLAAYYGALWLGATVVNFSPLYTVDELCHQVEDSGTRLLVTLSAKQLLPTALAVLEKSGLERVVVGSVAGALPPAKALLYRLFKRGETAPRPDDARVTAFSALIDNAGDQPRAEVDPLRDAALLQYTGGTTGVPKGAVLTHANIAANARQVAMLDPHVAAHDRILGILPLFHVFANTCVMNRTIVAGGEIVLLPRFEAGQALATIARTRPTSLPGVPTMYRALLDHPALATTDLTSLRTCISGGAPLAAELKERWEATTGSTLVEGYGLSESSGVLSVNPYEGLQKPGTIGQPLPGTRLRLVDKEDPSRDAPPGEPGEIVAAGPQIMAGYWNRPDADADTFVVDAHGWRWLRTGDVGTIDADGYVAIVDRLKDMIAVGGFKVFPSQIEAILYHHPAVREALVIGMPDPYRGEVPRAYVSLTPGAEGEGAAIRDWLNPQLGKHERVDAVVVRDALPKTMIGKLSRKDLILQVQEEARQPLP is encoded by the coding sequence ATGACGCACGACGACGCCTGGCGTAACGCCTATCGCCACCCCGTTCCCTGGGACCAGGCGTTCGCGCCGCAGTCGATGTCGGCACTGTTCGAGGACGCGACCGCGCGCTTCTTGCAGCGCCCCGCGATCGAATTCATGGGCCGCCGTTATTCCTATGCCGAGCTGGCCGATGCCGCACGGCGCGTCGCCACCGGGCTGGCGCGGATGGGCTATGGCAAGGGCGATCGGATCGGGTTGTTCCTGCCCAACGTGCCGCACTATCTCGCGGCCTATTACGGCGCGCTGTGGCTGGGCGCCACGGTCGTCAATTTCTCGCCGCTCTACACCGTCGACGAGCTGTGCCATCAGGTCGAGGATTCGGGCACGCGGCTGCTGGTGACGCTGTCGGCGAAGCAGCTGCTGCCCACCGCGCTGGCGGTGCTGGAGAAGAGCGGGCTGGAGCGCGTGGTGGTCGGCTCGGTCGCCGGCGCGCTGCCGCCGGCCAAGGCGCTGCTGTACCGCCTGTTCAAGCGCGGCGAGACGGCGCCGCGGCCGGACGACGCGCGCGTCACCGCCTTCTCCGCGCTGATCGACAATGCGGGCGATCAGCCGCGCGCCGAGGTCGATCCGCTGCGCGACGCCGCGCTGCTGCAATATACCGGCGGCACGACCGGCGTGCCCAAGGGTGCGGTGCTGACCCACGCCAATATCGCCGCCAACGCGCGGCAGGTGGCGATGCTCGACCCCCACGTCGCCGCGCACGACCGCATCCTGGGCATCCTCCCGCTGTTCCACGTCTTCGCCAATACCTGCGTGATGAACCGCACGATCGTCGCGGGTGGCGAGATCGTGCTGCTGCCGCGGTTCGAGGCCGGGCAGGCGCTGGCGACCATCGCGCGGACGCGGCCCACCTCGCTGCCCGGCGTGCCGACCATGTACCGCGCGCTGCTCGATCATCCCGCGCTCGCGACCACCGACCTGACGTCCCTGCGCACCTGCATCTCCGGGGGCGCACCGCTGGCGGCGGAGTTGAAGGAACGGTGGGAGGCGACGACCGGCTCGACGCTGGTCGAGGGCTATGGACTGTCCGAATCGAGCGGCGTGCTGAGCGTCAATCCGTACGAGGGGTTGCAGAAGCCCGGGACGATCGGTCAGCCGCTGCCCGGCACCCGCCTCCGATTGGTCGACAAGGAGGACCCGTCGCGGGACGCACCGCCGGGCGAGCCGGGTGAGATCGTCGCCGCCGGACCCCAGATCATGGCCGGTTACTGGAATCGCCCCGATGCCGATGCGGACACGTTCGTCGTCGATGCGCACGGCTGGCGCTGGCTGCGGACCGGCGACGTCGGGACGATCGATGCGGACGGCTATGTCGCGATCGTCGACCGGCTGAAGGACATGATCGCGGTCGGCGGGTTCAAGGTCTTCCCCAGCCAGATCGAGGCGATCCTGTACCACCACCCCGCGGTGCGCGAGGCGCTGGTCATCGGCATGCCCGACCCGTACCGCGGCGAGGTGCCGCGTGCCTATGTCAGCCTCACGCCCGGGGCGGAAGGGGAGGGCGCCGCGATCCGCGACTGGCTGAACCCGCAGCTGGGCAAGCACGAGCGCGTCGACGCCGTCGTGGTGCGTGACGCGCTGCCCAAGACGATGATCGGCAAGCTGAGCCGCAAGGACCTGATCCTGCAGGTGCAGGAGGAAGCGCGCCAACCGCTTCCTTGA
- a CDS encoding sensor domain-containing diguanylate cyclase, with amino-acid sequence MMALGVMLAFVVAVPAAQADAGRALATCIRPIRSGDSAAAIIARPAGFDCSGDQKHWGSGDFWVVSQPLPADAGGLVRSLSLYQQSATLHVRYADGTIRTRRFDHGDAWRHLKLGSVFQLAIPQHAARPVRLLWEIRGAANTRGILLSPHIATVEEAQTREVTLAALYAAFGGICLSLLVSNVALWRSLRHGFRLPYCAMVATLLLYGLSTSGVLGPMLRMDNNLRLKINMVLLALTLTFALGFARSFFGSPVLSRRMRQVANVVTGLLVAAACAFAVLMPWQAVLLDRLAVVTFGMALTLVVPVLWGAWRAGVPYVRGFALAWAIPVVVAGLRIVQALGLVGWNFWLDNSTLFAMVMEATTSSIVIAWRIRLVSEERDAAREKESQALRLADRDPLTGLLNRRALLREVLASGGVSPRVLVLVDIDHFRQVNDALGHDGGDEVLRVFAATLQNAAPADALVARLGGEEFAVISPSQTTVLPDRLLDAIRGARMPFDLRVTASLGSSIGYLETEGDWTRLYREADRALYVAKNAGRDRARWAQAA; translated from the coding sequence ATGATGGCGCTGGGGGTGATGCTCGCCTTCGTCGTCGCTGTGCCCGCGGCGCAGGCGGATGCCGGGCGCGCGCTGGCCACCTGCATCCGCCCGATCCGGTCCGGCGATAGCGCCGCCGCGATCATCGCGCGTCCCGCCGGTTTCGATTGTTCGGGGGATCAGAAGCACTGGGGATCCGGGGATTTCTGGGTAGTGTCGCAGCCGCTGCCCGCGGATGCCGGGGGGCTGGTCCGCTCGCTGAGCCTCTATCAGCAATCGGCGACGCTCCATGTCCGCTATGCCGACGGGACGATCCGTACCCGGCGCTTCGACCATGGCGATGCGTGGCGCCATCTGAAACTGGGGTCGGTGTTCCAGCTGGCGATCCCGCAGCATGCGGCGCGGCCCGTGCGGCTGCTGTGGGAGATCAGGGGCGCGGCCAATACCCGCGGCATCCTGCTCAGCCCGCATATCGCGACGGTGGAGGAGGCGCAGACCCGCGAGGTGACGCTGGCGGCGCTCTATGCGGCGTTCGGTGGAATCTGCCTGTCGCTGCTGGTGTCGAACGTCGCGCTGTGGCGGTCGCTGCGTCACGGCTTCCGGCTGCCGTATTGCGCGATGGTCGCCACCCTGCTGCTCTACGGTCTCAGCACGTCGGGCGTGCTGGGCCCGATGCTGCGGATGGACAACAACCTGCGGCTGAAGATCAACATGGTCCTGCTCGCGCTGACGCTGACCTTCGCGCTCGGCTTCGCACGATCGTTCTTCGGATCGCCGGTGCTGTCGCGCCGCATGCGGCAGGTGGCGAACGTGGTGACCGGGCTGCTGGTGGCGGCGGCCTGCGCCTTCGCGGTGCTGATGCCGTGGCAGGCGGTCCTGCTGGATCGATTGGCCGTCGTCACCTTCGGGATGGCGCTGACGCTGGTCGTGCCGGTGCTGTGGGGGGCGTGGCGCGCCGGTGTGCCCTATGTCCGCGGGTTCGCCCTCGCCTGGGCGATCCCGGTCGTCGTCGCGGGGCTGCGGATCGTGCAGGCGCTGGGGCTGGTCGGCTGGAACTTCTGGCTCGACAACTCCACGCTGTTCGCGATGGTGATGGAGGCGACCACCAGCTCGATCGTGATCGCATGGCGGATCAGGCTGGTCTCCGAGGAGCGCGATGCGGCGCGCGAAAAGGAATCGCAGGCGCTGCGGCTGGCGGATCGCGACCCGCTGACCGGGCTGCTCAACCGACGCGCGCTGCTGCGCGAGGTGCTGGCGAGCGGCGGGGTTTCCCCGCGGGTGCTGGTCCTGGTCGACATCGACCACTTCCGTCAGGTCAACGATGCGCTGGGGCATGACGGCGGCGACGAGGTGCTGCGCGTGTTCGCGGCGACGCTGCAGAACGCCGCGCCGGCGGACGCCCTGGTCGCGCGGCTGGGCGGCGAGGAGTTCGCGGTCATCTCTCCGTCGCAGACGACGGTCCTGCCCGACCGGCTGCTCGACGCCATCCGCGGCGCACGGATGCCGTTCGACCTGCGCGTGACCGCATCGCTGGGCAGCAGCATCGGCTATCTGGAGACGGAGGGCGACTGGACGCGGCTGTACCGCGAGGCCGATCGCGCACTGTACGTCGCCAAGAATGCCGGCCGCGACCGGGCGCGCTGGGCGCAGGCCGCCTGA
- a CDS encoding polyprenyl synthetase family protein, producing MSITAAASPALKAALKEVSAEMDRRFDALLRVPDDARAPLYQAMRHAAIGGGKRLRPLLVFATARLFDVSRDAAGRVATALEAIHVYSLIHDDLPAMDDDDMRHGKATVHKAFDEATAILAGDCLHALAFEVLADPATHADPFVRAELIADLARASGPSGMAGGQAMDLAADGAKFDLGTVTRLQQMKTGALIAAAVEAGAILGRVPPEGRRHLRGYAHDLGLAFQIVDDLLDVEGDEQLAGKKLRKDGEQGKETFVSLLGVERARQQSQMLVDQAIDHLRSYGPEADLLRAIARFVTDRRG from the coding sequence ATGAGCATCACCGCTGCCGCCAGTCCGGCGTTGAAGGCCGCCCTCAAGGAAGTGTCGGCCGAGATGGACCGCCGCTTCGACGCGCTGCTGAGGGTGCCCGACGATGCGCGCGCGCCGCTGTACCAGGCGATGCGCCATGCCGCGATCGGCGGGGGCAAGCGGCTGCGCCCGCTGCTGGTCTTCGCCACCGCACGGCTGTTCGACGTGTCGCGCGATGCCGCGGGGCGGGTCGCGACCGCGCTGGAGGCGATCCACGTCTATTCGCTGATCCATGACGATCTGCCCGCGATGGACGACGACGACATGCGCCACGGCAAGGCGACCGTCCACAAGGCGTTCGACGAGGCGACCGCGATCCTGGCGGGCGACTGCCTCCATGCGCTGGCGTTCGAGGTACTGGCGGACCCGGCGACGCATGCCGATCCGTTCGTGCGGGCGGAGCTGATCGCGGACCTGGCGCGCGCGTCCGGCCCGTCGGGGATGGCGGGCGGGCAGGCGATGGACCTGGCCGCGGACGGTGCGAAATTCGATCTCGGCACCGTCACCCGGCTGCAGCAGATGAAGACCGGCGCGCTGATCGCGGCGGCGGTCGAGGCCGGCGCGATCCTGGGGCGGGTCCCGCCCGAGGGGCGCCGGCATCTGCGCGGTTATGCGCACGATCTGGGGCTGGCGTTCCAGATCGTCGACGACCTGCTCGACGTCGAGGGCGACGAACAGCTGGCGGGCAAGAAGCTGCGCAAGGACGGCGAGCAGGGCAAGGAGACGTTCGTCTCGCTGCTGGGCGTCGAGCGCGCGCGACAGCAGTCGCAGATGCTGGTCGACCAGGCGATCGACCACCTGCGCTCCTATGGCCCGGAGGCCGACCTGCTGCGTGCG
- a CDS encoding exodeoxyribonuclease VII small subunit: MEQDIEELSFEAGLRELEAIVARLESGDTPLEEAIRLYERGSVLRARCAERLDAAQARIEAIRLGPDGKPAGVQPFAAG, translated from the coding sequence ATGGAGCAGGACATCGAAGAATTGTCGTTCGAGGCCGGTCTGCGCGAGCTGGAGGCGATCGTCGCGCGGCTGGAATCGGGCGACACCCCGCTGGAGGAAGCGATCCGGCTCTACGAGCGCGGCAGCGTGCTGCGCGCGCGCTGCGCCGAGCGGCTCGACGCGGCGCAGGCGCGGATCGAGGCGATCCGGCTGGGACCGGACGGCAAGCCTGCGGGCGTCCAGCCGTTCGCCGCCGGATGA
- a CDS encoding UDP-2,3-diacylglucosamine diphosphatase gives MRSSFESTTGTHLAEVTDLFDFAESRPQRPEVATGERQRYRTVWISDVHLGTRGCNADLLIDFLDHVDSRTMYLVGDIIDGWQLKKRFFWPAAHNDVIWRLMKRARRGTKMVYIPGNHDEMFRQFAGLDFGGIQIRRKAIHETADGRRLLVLHGDEFDAITLSHRWLAHVGDAAYTLLMGLNRWVSAIRRRFGMPYWSLSKHAKAKVKNAVAFISRFEEIVAEAAGARGVDGVVCGHIHTAEMREIAGIAYYNDGDWVEGCTALVEHFDGRMEIVHWADEIAKRNPDATPALAA, from the coding sequence ATGCGATCCAGCTTCGAGTCAACCACCGGCACCCATCTGGCCGAGGTCACCGACCTGTTCGACTTCGCCGAGTCGCGTCCGCAGCGGCCCGAGGTCGCGACCGGGGAACGCCAGCGCTATCGCACGGTCTGGATCAGCGACGTCCATCTGGGCACGCGCGGCTGCAACGCCGACCTGCTGATCGACTTCCTGGATCATGTCGACAGCCGCACGATGTATCTGGTCGGCGACATCATCGACGGCTGGCAGCTGAAGAAGCGGTTCTTCTGGCCCGCCGCGCACAACGACGTCATCTGGCGGCTGATGAAGCGCGCGCGCCGCGGCACGAAGATGGTCTATATCCCCGGCAATCACGACGAAATGTTCCGCCAGTTCGCGGGTCTCGACTTCGGCGGCATCCAGATCCGGCGCAAGGCGATCCACGAAACCGCGGACGGGCGGCGGCTGCTGGTGCTCCACGGCGACGAATTCGACGCGATCACGCTCTCGCACCGCTGGCTCGCGCACGTCGGGGACGCCGCCTACACGCTGCTGATGGGGCTCAACCGCTGGGTCAGCGCGATCCGGCGGCGGTTCGGCATGCCCTATTGGTCGCTCAGCAAGCATGCCAAGGCCAAGGTGAAGAACGCGGTCGCCTTCATCTCCCGCTTCGAGGAGATCGTGGCGGAGGCCGCGGGCGCGCGCGGCGTCGACGGCGTGGTGTGCGGGCACATCCACACCGCCGAAATGCGCGAGATCGCCGGCATCGCTTATTACAACGACGGCGACTGGGTGGAGGGCTGCACCGCACTGGTCGAGCATTTCGACGGCCGTATGGAGATCGTCCATTGGGCCGACGAGATCGCGAAGCGCAACCCCGACGCCACGCCCGCGCTGGCCGCGTGA
- a CDS encoding DUF1192 domain-containing protein: protein MDLDDILGPRPDDPLPALLREDLDRLSVAELHARIAALEGEVARTRAKIEGAVNHRASADALFRR, encoded by the coding sequence ATGGACCTGGACGATATCCTGGGGCCACGCCCCGACGATCCGCTGCCCGCGCTGCTGCGCGAGGATCTGGACCGGCTGTCCGTCGCCGAACTGCATGCCCGCATCGCCGCGCTGGAGGGGGAGGTCGCCCGTACCCGCGCCAAGATCGAAGGCGCCGTTAACCATCGCGCAAGCGCCGACGCGCTATTCAGACGGTGA
- the clpA gene encoding ATP-dependent Clp protease ATP-binding subunit ClpA, with amino-acid sequence MPSFASALETTLHKALEAASSRRHEYATLEHLLLALIDDEHASQVMSACGVELGDLRTTVAHYLDTELGALKVDAATDPSPTSGFQRVVQRAILHVQSSGRDEVTGANVLVALFSERESYAVYFLQQQDMSRLDAVSFISHGVGKGAAAGSEAPAVKGAAEEEKKEKPVDGKKGESALKQFTVDLNEKAKIGKVDPLIGRSAEVDRTVQILCRRSKNNPLYVGDPGVGKTAIAEGLARKIVEGDVPDVLKEAVIYSLDMGALLAGTRYRGDFEERLKAVVNELEKLPHAVLFIDEIHTVIGAGATSGGAMDASNLLKPALSGGTIRCIGSTTYKEFRNHFEKDRALLRRFQKIDVNEPTIEDTIKILAGLRSAFEDHHKVKYTPDAIKSAVELSARYINDRKLPDKAIDVIDEVGAMQMLVAPSKRKKTITAREIEQVIATMARIPPKSVSTDDKKQLETLETDLKRVVFGQNAAIEKLASAIKLARAGLREPEKPIGNYLFTGPTGVGKTEVAKQLSTILGIPLQRFDMSEYMERHSVSRLIGAPPGYVGFDQGGLLTDAVDQNPHCVLLLDEIEKAHPDLFNILLQVMDNGRLTDQHGKTVDFRNVILIMTTNAGAADMARETIGFGALTREGEDEQAVQKMFSPEFRNRLDAIVPFGYLPPDVVARVVDKFILQLELQLADRDVHIKLDDESKAWLTEKGYDKLYGARPMGRLIQEKIKQPLAEELLFGKLVHGGEVTVKMKDGALAFAIEPAAPKKPGKKKGGKAAPAEAG; translated from the coding sequence ATGCCGTCATTCGCCAGCGCCCTAGAGACCACGCTGCACAAGGCGCTGGAGGCTGCGTCCTCGCGTCGCCACGAATATGCCACGCTCGAACATCTGCTGCTCGCGCTGATCGACGACGAACATGCCAGCCAGGTGATGTCGGCGTGCGGGGTGGAGCTGGGCGACCTGCGCACCACCGTCGCGCATTATCTCGACACCGAGCTGGGCGCGCTGAAGGTCGATGCCGCGACCGATCCCTCCCCCACCAGCGGGTTCCAGCGCGTCGTCCAGCGGGCGATCCTGCACGTCCAGTCGTCGGGCCGCGACGAGGTGACCGGCGCCAACGTGCTGGTCGCGCTGTTCAGCGAGCGCGAGAGCTACGCGGTCTATTTCCTCCAGCAGCAGGACATGAGCCGGCTGGATGCGGTGAGCTTCATCAGCCACGGCGTCGGCAAGGGCGCCGCGGCCGGTTCGGAGGCGCCCGCGGTCAAGGGCGCGGCCGAGGAGGAGAAGAAGGAAAAGCCGGTGGACGGCAAGAAGGGCGAAAGCGCGCTCAAGCAGTTCACCGTCGACCTGAACGAGAAGGCGAAGATCGGCAAGGTCGATCCGCTGATCGGGCGCTCGGCCGAGGTCGATCGCACCGTCCAGATCCTGTGCCGCCGCAGCAAGAACAACCCGCTGTATGTCGGCGATCCCGGCGTCGGCAAGACCGCGATCGCGGAAGGACTGGCGCGCAAGATCGTCGAGGGCGACGTGCCCGACGTGCTCAAGGAAGCCGTGATCTACTCGCTCGACATGGGGGCGCTGCTCGCGGGCACGCGCTATCGCGGCGATTTCGAGGAGCGACTGAAGGCGGTCGTCAACGAGCTGGAGAAGCTGCCGCATGCGGTGCTCTTCATCGACGAGATCCATACGGTGATCGGCGCCGGCGCGACCAGCGGCGGCGCGATGGATGCGTCCAACCTGCTGAAGCCCGCGCTGTCGGGCGGCACGATCCGCTGCATCGGCTCGACGACCTACAAGGAATTCCGCAATCACTTCGAAAAGGATCGCGCGCTATTGCGCCGGTTCCAGAAGATCGACGTCAACGAGCCGACGATCGAGGACACGATCAAGATCCTGGCCGGGCTGCGCAGCGCGTTCGAGGATCACCACAAGGTGAAGTACACCCCGGACGCGATCAAGAGCGCGGTCGAGCTCAGCGCGCGCTACATCAACGACCGCAAGCTGCCCGACAAGGCGATCGACGTGATCGACGAGGTGGGCGCGATGCAGATGCTTGTGGCCCCCAGCAAGCGCAAGAAGACGATCACCGCCAGGGAGATCGAGCAGGTCATCGCGACCATGGCGCGCATCCCGCCCAAGAGCGTGTCGACCGACGACAAGAAGCAGCTGGAGACGCTGGAAACCGACCTGAAGCGCGTCGTCTTCGGGCAGAATGCGGCGATCGAGAAGCTGGCGAGCGCGATCAAGCTGGCGCGCGCGGGCCTGCGCGAGCCGGAGAAGCCGATCGGCAACTATCTCTTCACCGGCCCGACCGGCGTCGGCAAGACGGAGGTGGCCAAGCAGCTGTCGACGATCCTGGGCATTCCGCTCCAGCGGTTCGACATGTCCGAATATATGGAGCGCCATTCGGTCAGCCGGCTGATCGGCGCGCCCCCGGGCTATGTCGGGTTCGACCAGGGTGGCCTGCTGACCGATGCGGTCGACCAGAATCCGCACTGCGTGCTGCTGCTGGACGAGATCGAGAAGGCGCACCCCGACCTGTTCAACATCCTGTTGCAGGTGATGGACAACGGCCGCCTGACCGATCAGCACGGCAAGACGGTCGACTTCCGCAACGTCATCCTCATCATGACGACCAATGCGGGCGCGGCCGACATGGCGCGCGAGACGATCGGCTTCGGCGCGCTGACGCGGGAGGGCGAGGACGAGCAGGCGGTGCAGAAGATGTTCTCGCCGGAGTTCCGCAACCGCCTCGACGCGATCGTCCCGTTCGGCTATCTGCCGCCGGACGTCGTGGCGCGCGTGGTCGACAAGTTCATCCTCCAGCTGGAGCTGCAACTGGCCGACCGCGACGTCCATATCAAGCTGGACGACGAATCGAAGGCGTGGCTGACGGAGAAGGGCTACGACAAGCTCTATGGCGCGCGTCCCATGGGCCGCCTGATCCAGGAGAAGATCAAGCAGCCGCTGGCCGAGGAGTTGCTGTTCGGCAAGCTGGTCCATGGCGGCGAGGTGACGGTGAAGATGAAGGACGGCGCGCTCGCCTTCGCGATCGAGCCAGCCGCGCCCAAGAAGCCGGGCAAGAAGAAGGGCGGCAAGGCCGCACCGGCGGAGGCCGGCTGA